A stretch of DNA from Roseovarius faecimaris:
TTGAAGCAGCTCAAGAGCGAGGAACGCCCGGCCATCATCCGCGCGATTGCCGAAGCGCGCGAGCATGGCGACCTGTCGGAGAATGCCGAGTATCATTCGGCCAAGGAAAAGCAGAGCTTCATCGAGGGCCGGATCAAGGAGATCGAGGGCATTCTGAGCCTCGCCGAAGTGATTGACCCGTCGAAGCTGTCCGGCGCGATCAAATTTGGCGCGACGGTGACGCTGGTGGATGAGGATACCGACGAGGAAAAGACCTATCAGATCGTCGGCGAGCACGAGGCCAATATCGAGGCCGGGCTGCTGAACATCAAATCGCCTATCGCCCGCGCGCTGATCGGCAAGGAAGAGGGCGATAGCGTCGAAGTGCGCACGCCTGGTGGCGAACGCTCTTACGAAGTGTTAAAGATCGCCTATATCTGAGCGGGATCCCACGATGCCCAACCGGCGCGACACTCCCCCGAGTTCTCTCGGGGTCTATGAAAAATCGAAGACACAGCAGCTCTCCACGGTCGAGGTCGTGGCGATTGTCCTGTCGTTCCTGTGGCTGGCGCTCACCGCGATCTTCTTTCTGGTGCTGGAGCCCGCCGGGGCCTTTGCCGAGGGCGGCGCGCTGCGCTTTGTCACCATCCTGATGGCGGTGTTCCTGCCGGTCGCGATGATCTGGGTGGCGGTGATGGCGACCAAATCCTCGCGCGTGATCCGCGAGGAAAGCCAGCGCCTGCAGGCCGCGATCGACGCGATCCGCCAGACCTATCTGACCCAGATCCAGGGCCAGGCCACCACGCAGGAACCCTCGGTCGCCAAGAAGCTCGATGAAATCGCCGCAGCACAACGCAAGACCGAAACCGTGCTGGCGATGTTCTCCTCCACCCGGCAGCCCGTCACGCCGCGCCCGGCCACCCCTGCCACAGCGGCGGCGGTGGGCCCGGATGATCAGGTGGCCCTGCCGCTGGGCACCCCCGCCGAGGCGCTGGAACCGCCGCTTGCCCACGAGGATTTCGTGCGCGCGCTGAACTTCCCCGAAACGGCGGAAGACAAGGAAGGCTTTGCCGCGCTGCGCCGGGCGCTCAAGCACAGGCCGACGGCACAGCTTGTCCAGGCCAGCCAGGACGTGCTGACCCTGATGAGCCAGGACGGCATCTATATGGACGATCTGCGCCCTGACATGGCCCGCCCTGAAATCTGGCGCCGCTTTGCCGCCGGGGAGCGTGGCCGCCAGATCGCCACGCTGGGCGGGGTGCGCGACCGCTCGTCGCTGGCGCTCACCGCCACGCGGATGCGCTCGGATCCGATCTTCCGCGATGCGGCGCATCACTTTCTGCGCAAGTTCGACCGGATGATCTCGGACTTCGCGGAAACCGCGACCGATGCGGAAATTTCCGACCTCTCGGACACCCGCACCGCCCGTGCCTTCATGCTGCTGGGGCGTGTGGCGGGGACGTTTGACTGACCTGATCCAAAGGCGTGGCTGCGCCACAACCGGTTGAATTGCGTTCAGGCCACGCAGGCCTTGGGGGCGCTGCCCCCAAACCCCCGGAGTATTTTCGGAACAATGAAGAGGGGCTGCTCAGTCAGCGGCGTTTGAGCTGTTGCAAGAGCTCGACCGAAGGATAGCCCGTCGGCTCTACCCCGATG
This window harbors:
- the greA gene encoding transcription elongation factor GreA, whose amino-acid sequence is MDKIPMTRGGHTALETELKQLKSEERPAIIRAIAEAREHGDLSENAEYHSAKEKQSFIEGRIKEIEGILSLAEVIDPSKLSGAIKFGATVTLVDEDTDEEKTYQIVGEHEANIEAGLLNIKSPIARALIGKEEGDSVEVRTPGGERSYEVLKIAYI